From a region of the Tiliqua scincoides isolate rTilSci1 chromosome 4, rTilSci1.hap2, whole genome shotgun sequence genome:
- the LOC136648812 gene encoding uridine-cytidine kinase 2-like, whose translation MAGDSEQKLQGHGQSGAQKPFLIGVSGGTASGKSSVCAKIVQLLGQNEVDHRQKQVVILSQDSFYRVFTAEQKAKALKGQFNFDHPDAFDNELIVKTLREITEGKTVQIPVYDFVSHSRKEETVTVYPADVVLFEGILAFYNQEVRDLFRMKLFVDTDADTRLSRRVLRDISERGRDLEQILSQYITFVKPAFEEFCLPTKKHADVIIPRGVDNLVAINLIVQHIQDILNGGLGKRQPNGYLNGYTPPRQRRCSESSSRPH comes from the exons ATGGCTGGGGACAGCGAGCAGAAGCTGCAGGGACACGGCCAGTCCGGCGCCCAGAAGCCTTTCCTCATCGGGGTGAGCGGCGGAACGGCGAGCGGCAAG TCCTCTGTTTGTGCCAAAATTGTCCAGCTGCTGGGACAGAACGAAGTAGACCATCGTCAGAAACAGGTTGTGATCCTCAGCCAGGACAGCTTCTACCGAGTATTCACCGCAGAGCAAAAAGCCAAAGCCCTCAAGGGCCAGTTCAACTTTGACCATCCAG ATGCCTTTGACAATGAGCTGATAGTTAAAACACTCAGGGAGATCACGGAGGGGAAAACAGTTCAGATACCTGTTTATGACTTTGTTTCCCATTCTCG CAAAGAAGAGACTGTAACTGTGTACCCTGCTGATGTGGTGCTATTTGAGGGAATCTTGGCTTTCTACAACCAAGAGGTTCGGGACCTGTTCCGGATGAAACTCTTTGTAGACACAGATGCAGACACCCGACTCTCCCGCAGAG tCCTCAGAGACATCAGTGAGAGAGGCAGAGATCTCGAGCAGATCTTATCTCAATATATTACCTTTGTCAAGCCAGCATTTGAAGAATTCTGTTTGCCT ACCAAGAAGCATGCTGATGTGATTATCCCAAGGGGAGTGGATAATCTTG TGGCCATCAATCTGATTGTGCAGCACATCCAGGACATCCTGAATGGAGGTCTTGGCAAGCGCCAACCCAATGGGTACCTGAATGGCTACACCCCTCCTCGCCAAAGACGGTGTTCAGAATCAAGCAGCCGACCACACTGA